The Nerophis ophidion isolate RoL-2023_Sa linkage group LG29, RoL_Noph_v1.0, whole genome shotgun sequence genome includes the window AGCAAAACCACTTTGGCTATGGAAAAAGATGCCCTTAAGTTGCTCTTCAACAATCTCAAATATGAGAAAGACCTTCTAGAGAGCAACTATACTTCCTTGAGAAGTTTGAACAACCAGCTACAGTCCAGTTACAGCTCCCTCACCAAGGAGAAAGCGCTTCTGCAAACCAGCAAAGCCACTTTGGTTGCTGAGAGAGACAACCTAAGGACTGGATTCAACAATCTCAAATACGAGAAAGACCTTCTAGAGAGCAACTATACTTCCTTGAGAAGTTTGAACAACCAGCTACAGTCCAGTTACAGCTCCCTCGCCAAGGAGAAAGCGCTTCTGCAAACCAGCAAAACCACTTTGGTTGCTGAGAGAGACAACCTAAGGACAGGATTCAACAATCTCAAAAACGAGAAAGACCTTCTAGAGAGCAACTATACTTCCTTGAGAAGTTTGAACAACCAGCTACAGTCCAGTTACAGCTCCCTCACCAAGGAGAAAGCGCTTCTGCAAACCAGCAAAGCCACTTTGGTTGCTGAGAGAGACAACCTAAGGACAGGATTCAACAATCTCAAAAACGAGAAAGACCTTCTAGAGAGCAACTATGCTTCTTTGAGAAGTTTGAACAACCAGCTACAGTCCAGTTACAGCTCCCTCGCCAAGGAAAAAGCGCTTCTGCAAACCAGCAAAGCCACTTTGGTTGCTGAGAGAGATGACTTAAAGACTCAATTCAACAATCTCAAAAATGAGAAGGATCTTCTAGAGAGCAACTATACTTCTTTGAGAAGTTTGAACAACCAGCTACAGTCCAGTTACAGCTCCCTCGCCAAGGAAAAAGCGCTTCTGCAAACCAGCAAAGCCACTTTGGTTGCTGAGAGAGATGACTTAAAGACTCAATTCAACAATATCAAAAATGAGAAGGATCTTCTAGAGAGCAACTATACTTCTTTGAGAAGTTTGAACAAGGCGTCGCAGAACGCTCAGAGCGTCCTGGTGACAGAACGGAATGAGCTGCAGAGGAACGTCAACAAGATGACCACTAAACTGAGAGGTAAGCAGACACCAGTTCATCAGAGACCCGCACATTTCCTGATCAAACCGATGGTGTTCATTGACACTTTTGTAGGAGTTTTTGTGTAATCTTGGATTTTTGTAGGCATGAAATGTCAGGCCGGCTGGAGGAAGTTTGACATTAGCTGCTACCTAGTGTCAAAAACCACTAAGAACTGGCAGGAGAGCAGAAAAGACTGCATCCGCAAGGGAGCAGATCTGGTTGTCATCGACAGCCGGCCTGAACAGGTGAGACATtcaaaacattagcatgttagctttttagatAACCCTATATTTTGGTAATGTCAGcatgtcatgttagcatgcttgCTTTTTCTGCAAGTATACAAAATGCTGTTTCGCGTCTCGTGGAAATCTAGAAGCTCATTTTCCTTGTGTACACACCAGAGTTAAATGTTTAGCTACTTGACTTAcgctaaagttagcattttaacatgccaACATTAGACTGCTGGCTTATTCAGTTTATCTTGCAGGTCTAGATCTCAGATTTGTATATTTTGGTAGTTGACGCATGCTAAAggtaacatgctagctttttttgcaaGTATAAAAGTGGCAGTATGGAGTAGCCATTAGCTGGCCGCGACGTATGGAGTTCCATCTCTGAGtctacacctcagtcatatattttggtgctGGACGCACGCTAAGGGTAGCAAGctcgttttttgggggggggggctcaTTTTACAGGTAAACACCTCAGTtatgttttggtacttgacgcgcGTTATTGCTAGCACGgtgaaatgctaacattagcttgcaaGCTTTTTGTGGATCATTTTGCAGGTAAAGCGGGTCACACCTGCCttgggtgaaggtaatgtaaccttggCAAAACAGACTTTCAAAGCAAGGAGGGCAAGGCACGCACTTGGTCAAAGTTGACAAACATTTATTGCAATCCCAAAGTGTCACAAGGTGAACAACAGGAGGAAACAAAACACCCACAATCTGCAATAgtaaataaagacaatattagTCTAGTTTATCAGATATAAATATAGTGCATTTATATTGTAAATCCATTTCAAAGTCTCATGCCTTAAATAGGCCGAAATAATTCTTCAAAATAGGCATATTAAAAAGAATCAAATGATCAAAAGGTAAATCATCCATTATAACAAAATACATGTATTGACAATCAAAGGTCAATAATCAAATATgtcaaaataaagaattaaaaaatcTAAACAGATTTAACAAAATCAATTAGCAATCAACAAAAGTCATTTAGGCGCTTCCAAcacaacatcatctcatcatcaaAATAGGCCCAGCAGCTGGGACCAATTAGAGGGGGGCAATTAAGAATactcttctttttttaattacagCAGAAATAAGCATCACACGTCTAAAAGTATTCACAAAGTATTTTTGCATTTGTAGATCACTCCTTGTTGTACGTATTTCATCACTTTGAAATGTTCACTCTCCTTCTGGAACACCCAGCTTGTCACAACCATGCTTTGGCCCAAAGTAGGCCTAATTAGTCcaggcaggtgtgttcacctgtttTAAAGCCCTCAGCCCCTCCCTCACTCTTTTAGCCCCCCTGCCAAAGtcatggtgagtgacagcttgTCGTCTGCATGCTTCTCACTCACTCAAAAACATGGAATGTTTCTTCTCCGTCCAAGTTGGTGGGCTTCCTTACGCACGTGCACGCTTTGGAAGGAAGTTGGAGGTcaaactgtcacacacacacacacacacacacacacacacacacacacacacacacacacacacacacacacacacacacacacacacacacacacacacacacacacacacacacacacacacacacacacacacctatatatatatagcagcatGCCTCTATGGCGACCATCTTAGTGGGGGCCATTTTAGCATTTGATGTACTTCCATAGAGTAGGATATCTATTTTCAATCGTAACTTGCTGATTTTTCAACAGGTTCTCACACACGTTATTGTCAGCCATGTAAAAAGTGctgttaataaaaaataaaactgctGCACATCTCAGCAGTTACACTTTGTTCCCACTAGCTTAGCTAAAGACAGCATGCTGGTGTACAGGTATACTGCACACCTGTgagtcttaccttctggtacttgaCACACACTCATGTTAGCATTTGAACATGCAAACACTAGCTTGATAGCTTTTTCAGCTCATTTTGCAGGAATGTATCTCAGATGTGTGTAATTTGGTACTTGTTGCATACTAATGTTAGCTACCatcaattgatgaaggtggaccccgacttaaacaagcacTTTGaataacttattggggtgttagcatttagtgctcaattgtacacaatatgtactgtactgtgctatctactaataaaagtatcaatcaatcagttccAAGTGTAGAAAATGCAGTTTTACCCCTGACGGCAATGCAATACCAAGTGTTGTATTGTGTAAATAAATGCTAACTTCATGATTTGTCAGTGGTTTGTACTTTATAGAGCAAGTTGAAATGGGCCAGTAATTACGGAGCAGTTGTATTGTTGTATTGTGTAAATAAATGCTAACTTCATGATTTGTCAGTGGTTTGTACTTTATAGAGCAAGTTGAAATGGGCCAGTAATACAAAGTGTTGTATTGTGTAAATAAATGCTAACTTCATGATTTGTCAGTGGTTTGTACTTTATAGAGCAAGTGGGCCAGTAATTACGGAGCAGTTGAGCAGCCATCAGCTCCCCGTGGACGTCACTAAAAGGGGCAGGACATATCGCctcatagcaggggtgtcaaagtcattttagatggggggccagatggagaaagatctactcccaagtgggccggactggtaaaatccctgcacgataactcaaaaataaagacaccttcagattgttttctgggttttaaaaatagaagaagcccattctgaaaatgtacaaatcacaatgttgttgtttgaagtatgcagctgagccacatccgagtgatccaagagccgcatgcggttccGGAGCCGtggattgccgacccctgatctacagagatacaaagaactgctattgcaacatccagtagacacatgtagaagaactgtttctttcattctaaaatttccagttaatttgtatacttagcaaactcatcctgcaggccggataaaacctgtttgacaTACCTGCCTTATATCGATAggtatgctaaagttagcatgctatctttttggGGAGAAAATGTTATGTATACACCTGAGATTCATATATTTTGGCACATGAcgcatgcttactgttagcattttagcttaaGGATGTTTGAACGttaccgttagcatgctagctttctcGTGCTAATTTTACAGGTGTACACCAACACAGTGttttgctacttgacacatgcttactgtacatgttagcatgctagcttgtgTCGCTCTTTTAACAGCCATTGTCCGCACAAACAGGTGTTCGTTAAGAGTTTATTGAGCTCCGGTCAACACGCGTGGATCGGACTGACTGACAGCACCACCGAGGGAACGTGGCTTTGGGTGGACGGGACTCCGGTCAGCACAAAGTAAGTCTCCACAGTTGCCCCACAAGATGCATGTGCTACCTGAAATCGTAACATGACACCTTTTAGGTTCTGGGAGGCCGGGCAACCCAACGACTTCCGGAACCAGGACTGCGGCGAAATCCAGAACAAAGCCTCCAGCGCTTTGGGAATCTGGAACGATGACAGCTGTTCTACGGATCAGTACTGGATTTGTGAAACTTGAATTGTGCTAAATAAATGCTAACTAAATGTTTggttgaaaacatttaaaatactGTAATAGCTTGTCATTTTTTTCATAGAAAAGGAAAATAAGGTTTTCTTTCTTTTCCTTTTATAATTAAATCCAAAGTAATTTAGCTTCTGACTAAAAGAAATGTAATATTACAATTTCGCTTTTTATTTTCCTGTGATTGCCGCAACCTAAAATGCTTGAAATTGCGGCATTTTTTTTCAGAAAGTCgacaaaaaagttgcaatgttttaagacttttttttcccaataacATTGAATCAACATTTGTTATCACATTTTTAAACATCGGAGAACTGTTAAGAGCAATCTATAATGGCAATTTGTGTTGGTAAATGTGGAACagtatcacacttcaacatctctaacatgtaaatgctgccttTTTTTCCAGGTCAGCATTGCTAATAAAAATATGTTCTTAATTGTCTTACCCTGGattaataaatgttaaatatatatatatatatatatatatatatatatatatatatatatatatatacatacatatatatatatatatatatatatatatacacacatatatatacatatatatatgtatatatatgtatatatatatatatatatatatatatatatatatatatatatatatatatatacatacatatatatatatatatatatatatatatatatatatatatacacacatatatatacatatatatatgtatatatatgtatatatatatatatatatatatatatatatatatatatatatatatatatatatacatacatatatatatatatatatatatatatatatatatatatatacacacatatatatacatatatatatgtatatatatgtatatatatatatatatacatatatatatatatatatatatacatacacccttacttgcttgcttatggttgtccatcgatCTGATGATGACCATCTTCTTTTATTTGTGAGTCTactgacctgtttctattctgAGTTCCATTTCAAAAGTgatggaaaaaatagtttatgaacaggttgatagataatttgctactaataaactaataaatgtacaaattccaatccggctggAGAACGAAGCACTGAGACATGTCTTCTCTTTtggaccgaccacatcaaacatgaggtggacgccgGCAAAtactggacatgctggacattataaatactgctggacatgctggacattataaatactgctggacatgctggacattataaatactgctggacatgctggacattataaatactgctggtcatgctggacattataaatactgctggacatgctggacattataaatactgctggacatgctggacattataaatactgctggacatgttggacattataaatactgctggacatgctggacattataaatactgctggacatgctggacattataaatactgctggacatgctggacattataaatactgctggacatgttggacattataaatactgctggacatgttggacattataaatactgctggacatgctggacattataaatactgctggacatgttggacattataaatactgctggacatgttggacattataaatactgctggacatgctggacattataaatactgctggtcatgctggacattataaatactgctggacatgctggacattataaatactgctggacatgttggacattataaatactgctggacatgctggacattataaatactgctggacatgctggacattataaatactgctggacatgctggacattataaatactgctggacatgctggacattataaatactgctggacatgctggacattataaatactgttggacatgttggacattataaatactgctggacatgctggacattataaatactgctggacatgctggacattataaatactgctggtcatgctggacattataaatactgctggacatgttggacattataaatactgctggtcatgctggacattataaatactgctggacatgctggacattataaatactgctggacatgctggacattataaatactgctggacatgctggacattataaatactgctggtcatgctggacattataaatactgctggtcatgctggacattataaatactgctggacatgctggacattataaatactgctggacatgctggacattataaatactgctggacatgctggacattataaatactgctggacatgctggacattataaatactgctggtcatgctggacattataaatactgctgaacatgttggacattataaatactgctggacatgctggacattataaatactgctggacatgctggacattataatactgctggtcatgctggacattataaatactgctggtcatgctggacattataaatactgctggacatgctggacattataaatactgctggacatgctggacattataaatactgctggacatgctggacattataaatactgctggacatgctggacattataaatactgctggacatgctggacattataaatactgctggacatgctggacattataaatactgctggacatgctggacattataaatactgctggacatgctggacattataaatactgctggacatgctggacattataaatactgctggacatgctggacattataaatactgttggacatgttggacattataaatactgctggacatgctggacattataaatactgctggacatgctggacattataaatactgctggtcatgctggacattataaatactgctggacatgttggacattataaatactgctggtcatgctggacattataaatactgctggacatgctggacattataaatactgctggacatgctggacattataaatactgctggacatgctggacattataaatactgctggtcatgctggacattataaatactgctggtcatgctggacattataaatactgctggacatgctggacattataaatactgctggacatgctggacattataaatactgctggacatgctggacattataaatactgctggacatgctggacattataaatactgctggtcatgctggacattataaatactgctgaacatgttggacattataaatactgctggacatgctggacattataaatactgctggtcatgctggacattataaatactgctggtcatgttggacattataaatactgctggacatgctggacattataaatactgctggacatgctggacattataaatactgctggtcatgctggacattataaatactgctggacatgctggacattataaatactgctggacatgctggacat containing:
- the LOC133545873 gene encoding C-type lectin domain family 4 member M-like isoform X2, which gives rise to MLNNLTKDKDRLKTDYDSLAKDRDKLLSSKNTLMAEFKDLQTNHSHLNRDYDALQSLISALRAQGGQLQSNYDSLVKAKEVLQTSKTNLVAERDDLRTRFNNLQNEKKQLQSNFSSTRSEKDRLQTRYDSLVMEKELLGTSKTTLAMEKDALKLLFNNLKYEKDLLESNYTSLRSLNNQLQSSYSSLTKEKALLQTSKATLVAERDNLRTGFNNLKYEKDLLESNYTSLRSLNNQLQSSYSSLAKEKALLQTSKTTLVAERDNLRTGFNNLKNEKDLLESNYTSLRSLNNQLQSSYSSLTKEKALLQTSKATLVAERDNLRTGFNNLKNEKDLLESNYASLRSLNNQLQSSYSSLAKEKALLQTSKATLVAERDDLKTQFNNLKNEKDLLESNYTSLRSLNNQLQSSYSSLAKEKALLQTSKATLVAERDDLKTQFNNIKNEKDLLESNYTSLRSLNKASQNAQSVLVTERNELQRNVNKMTTKLRGMKCQAGWRKFDISCYLVSKTTKNWQESRKDCIRKGADLVVIDSRPEQVFVKSLLSSGQHAWIGLTDSTTEGTWLWVDGTPVSTKFWEAGQPNDFRNQDCGEIQNKASSALGIWNDDSCSTDQYWICET
- the LOC133545873 gene encoding C-type lectin domain family 4 member F-like isoform X1; its protein translation is MDAMEMDDGAYLSKNFTMDGLITQVNFHKKKSASRRVMACLAVVCVLLLAANMGLLLHYELLPYFATKDQENSDCLTQENLQTKNQVSPVSGDHYEAVSADRNQLEAMLNNLTKDKDRLKTDYDSLAKDRDKLLSSKNTLMAEFKDLQTNHSHLNRDYDALQSLISALRAQGGQLQSNYDSLVKAKEVLQTSKTNLVAERDDLRTRFNNLQNEKKQLQSNFSSTRSEKDRLQTRYDSLVMEKELLGTSKTTLAMEKDALKLLFNNLKYEKDLLESNYTSLRSLNNQLQSSYSSLTKEKALLQTSKATLVAERDNLRTGFNNLKYEKDLLESNYTSLRSLNNQLQSSYSSLAKEKALLQTSKTTLVAERDNLRTGFNNLKNEKDLLESNYTSLRSLNNQLQSSYSSLTKEKALLQTSKATLVAERDNLRTGFNNLKNEKDLLESNYASLRSLNNQLQSSYSSLAKEKALLQTSKATLVAERDDLKTQFNNLKNEKDLLESNYTSLRSLNNQLQSSYSSLAKEKALLQTSKATLVAERDDLKTQFNNIKNEKDLLESNYTSLRSLNKASQNAQSVLVTERNELQRNVNKMTTKLRGMKCQAGWRKFDISCYLVSKTTKNWQESRKDCIRKGADLVVIDSRPEQVFVKSLLSSGQHAWIGLTDSTTEGTWLWVDGTPVSTKFWEAGQPNDFRNQDCGEIQNKASSALGIWNDDSCSTDQYWICET